A section of the Tachysurus fulvidraco isolate hzauxx_2018 chromosome 7, HZAU_PFXX_2.0, whole genome shotgun sequence genome encodes:
- the fip1l1b gene encoding pre-mRNA 3'-end-processing factor FIP1 isoform X5, whose amino-acid sequence MSAEEADKTITPAEPPVGDEEEEWLYGDEGEAKEAEEEEAKLTAAVSAPTAPAAPEENSTGNGVTSQEEAQGDNEDSESDSDDDDDDVRVTIGDIKTGAPQYTSYGAAPVNLNIKTGGSRPYGAVGAKVKGVDLEAPGSINGVPVLEVDMESFEEKPWRKPGADLSDYFNYGFNEETWKAYCEKQKRLRMGLDSITISSATSKISVQQGRTGNDKEAALPVHVAKTDFTSPSTLYKTGLNPARISPPQWAGPASQDTLYYTKTTGTIDVIGGQTATISRVEGRRRHNLEGNNIQVISEHTSTEAEATPAKIPTFFPPGPLPPNMPPPPFLPPPPVSQAPPLIPPPRVPITVPPPGFPPPPSGPPPNLMPTLDNGHPGGYDCRPVTPYPFPPGAYPPPLQGPVNNWPGMIDNTKQWDYYPRREKEREKERERERTRDRGHDREREREREHSPTSMAYNSDEERYRYRDYGDRGYERHRDRSSREKEERHRERRHREKEEGRHKSSRSSSRRRHDSEEGDGHRRHKHKKSKRSKEGKEPSEERAADQENQEAME is encoded by the exons ATGTCAGCGGAAGAAGCAGATAAAACAATAACACCGGCGGAGCCTCCTGTGggggatgaggaggaggagtggcTCTATGGGG ATGAAGGAGAGGCAAAAGAGGCAGAGGAAGAAGAGGCCAAACTCACAGCCGCTGTCAG TGCCCCCACTGCTCCTGCAGCCCCAGAGGAGAACAGCACTGGAAATGGAGTGACGAGTCAG GAGGAGGCGCAGGGTGACAACGAGGACAGCGAGAGTGAcagcgatgatgatgatgacgacgttCGTGTTACCATCGGTGACATTAAGACAGGCGCGCCTCAGTACAC GTCTTATGGAGCTGCGCCGGTTAATCTGAACATAAAGACAGGTGGCAGCAGGCCGTACGGAGCAG tgggAGCGAAGGTGAAAGGTGTGGATCTTGAGGCTCCAGGCAGCATCAATGGGGTCCCCGTGCTGGAGGTGGACATGGAGTCCTTCGAGGAAAAGCCTTGGAGAAAACCTG gtgctgaCCTGTCGGACTACTTTAATTATGGCTTTAATGAGGAAACCTGGAAGGCATACTGTGAGAAGCAGAAGCGGCTGCGGATGGGCTTAGACTCCATCACCATCAGCTCTGCTACCAGCAAGATTTCT GTTCAGCAGGGCAGGACGGGGAACGATAAAGAGGCTGCACTTCCTGTTCATGTCGCTAAAACTGACTTTACCTCCCCATCTACCCTGTACAAGACCGGCCTAAACCCggccag GATATCCCCTCCACAGTGGGCGGGGCCTGCATCCCAAGACACGCTCTATTATAC gaagACTACTGGGACCATTGATGTGATTGGTGGACAAACAGCCACCATCAGCAGAGTGGAGGGACGACGCCGACACAATCTGGAGGGAAATAACATCCag GTGATCTCTGAACACACCTCCACTGAAGCTGAGGCCACGCCTGCCAAAATCCCCACCTTCTTCCCCCCAGGGCCCCTCCCTCCCAACATGCCACCACCTCCATTCCTGCCTCCGCCCCCTGTTAGCCAGGCTCCACCCCTTATTCCTCCACCaa GAGTCCCGATCACCGTCCCTCCTCCTG GTTTCCCGCCTCCTCCTAGCGGCCCACCCCCTAACCTCATGCCAACCTTAGACAA CGGACATCCAGGAGGATACGACTGCCGTCCTGTCACTCCGTATCCTTTCCCACCAG GAGCTTACCCACCACCCTTGCAGGGGCCTGTGAACAACTGGCCCGGGATGATAGACAACACGAAGCAGTGGGATTATTACCCCCGccgagagaaagagcgagagaaggaaagagagagggagaggacgCGGGACCGAGGACACGaccgggagagagagagagagcgagagcataGTCCCACATCCATGGCCTACAACAG TGATGAGGAGCGCTACCGTTACCGTGACTACGGAGACCGTGGGTACGAGCGTCATCGGGACCGGTCGAGccgagagaaagaggagagacaCCGTGagaggagacacagagagaaagaggagggaAGGCACAAGTCCTCACGCAG CAGTAGCAGAAGGAGGCACGACAGTGAGGAAGGAGACGGCCATCGCAGGCACAAACATAAGAAGTCTAAGAGGAGTAAAGAAGGCAAAGAGCCGAGCGAGGAGCGAGCAGCTGACCAGGAGAACCAGGAGGCCATGGAGTAA
- the fip1l1b gene encoding pre-mRNA 3'-end-processing factor FIP1 isoform X6, with the protein MSAEEADKTITPAEPPVGDEEEEWLYGDEGEAKEAEEEEAKLTAAVSAPTAPAAPEENSTGNGVTSQEEAQGDNEDSESDSDDDDDDVRVTIGDIKTGAPQYTSYGAAPVNLNIKTGGSRPYGAVGAKVKGVDLEAPGSINGVPVLEVDMESFEEKPWRKPGADLSDYFNYGFNEETWKAYCEKQKRLRMGLDSITISSATSKISVQQGRTGNDKEAALPVHVAKTDFTSPSTLYKTGLNPARKTTGTIDVIGGQTATISRVEGRRRHNLEGNNIQVISEHTSTEAEATPAKIPTFFPPGPLPPNMPPPPFLPPPPVSQAPPLIPPPRVPITVPPPGFPPPPSGPPPNLMPTLDNSGHPGGYDCRPVTPYPFPPGAYPPPLQGPVNNWPGMIDNTKQWDYYPRREKEREKERERERTRDRGHDREREREREHSPTSMAYNSDEERYRYRDYGDRGYERHRDRSSREKEERHRERRHREKEEGRHKSSRSSSRRRHDSEEGDGHRRHKHKKSKRSKEGKEPSEERAADQENQEAME; encoded by the exons ATGTCAGCGGAAGAAGCAGATAAAACAATAACACCGGCGGAGCCTCCTGTGggggatgaggaggaggagtggcTCTATGGGG ATGAAGGAGAGGCAAAAGAGGCAGAGGAAGAAGAGGCCAAACTCACAGCCGCTGTCAG TGCCCCCACTGCTCCTGCAGCCCCAGAGGAGAACAGCACTGGAAATGGAGTGACGAGTCAG GAGGAGGCGCAGGGTGACAACGAGGACAGCGAGAGTGAcagcgatgatgatgatgacgacgttCGTGTTACCATCGGTGACATTAAGACAGGCGCGCCTCAGTACAC GTCTTATGGAGCTGCGCCGGTTAATCTGAACATAAAGACAGGTGGCAGCAGGCCGTACGGAGCAG tgggAGCGAAGGTGAAAGGTGTGGATCTTGAGGCTCCAGGCAGCATCAATGGGGTCCCCGTGCTGGAGGTGGACATGGAGTCCTTCGAGGAAAAGCCTTGGAGAAAACCTG gtgctgaCCTGTCGGACTACTTTAATTATGGCTTTAATGAGGAAACCTGGAAGGCATACTGTGAGAAGCAGAAGCGGCTGCGGATGGGCTTAGACTCCATCACCATCAGCTCTGCTACCAGCAAGATTTCT GTTCAGCAGGGCAGGACGGGGAACGATAAAGAGGCTGCACTTCCTGTTCATGTCGCTAAAACTGACTTTACCTCCCCATCTACCCTGTACAAGACCGGCCTAAACCCggccag gaagACTACTGGGACCATTGATGTGATTGGTGGACAAACAGCCACCATCAGCAGAGTGGAGGGACGACGCCGACACAATCTGGAGGGAAATAACATCCag GTGATCTCTGAACACACCTCCACTGAAGCTGAGGCCACGCCTGCCAAAATCCCCACCTTCTTCCCCCCAGGGCCCCTCCCTCCCAACATGCCACCACCTCCATTCCTGCCTCCGCCCCCTGTTAGCCAGGCTCCACCCCTTATTCCTCCACCaa GAGTCCCGATCACCGTCCCTCCTCCTG GTTTCCCGCCTCCTCCTAGCGGCCCACCCCCTAACCTCATGCCAACCTTAGACAA CAGCGGACATCCAGGAGGATACGACTGCCGTCCTGTCACTCCGTATCCTTTCCCACCAG GAGCTTACCCACCACCCTTGCAGGGGCCTGTGAACAACTGGCCCGGGATGATAGACAACACGAAGCAGTGGGATTATTACCCCCGccgagagaaagagcgagagaaggaaagagagagggagaggacgCGGGACCGAGGACACGaccgggagagagagagagagcgagagcataGTCCCACATCCATGGCCTACAACAG TGATGAGGAGCGCTACCGTTACCGTGACTACGGAGACCGTGGGTACGAGCGTCATCGGGACCGGTCGAGccgagagaaagaggagagacaCCGTGagaggagacacagagagaaagaggagggaAGGCACAAGTCCTCACGCAG CAGTAGCAGAAGGAGGCACGACAGTGAGGAAGGAGACGGCCATCGCAGGCACAAACATAAGAAGTCTAAGAGGAGTAAAGAAGGCAAAGAGCCGAGCGAGGAGCGAGCAGCTGACCAGGAGAACCAGGAGGCCATGGAGTAA
- the fip1l1b gene encoding pre-mRNA 3'-end-processing factor FIP1 isoform X1, producing the protein MSAEEADKTITPAEPPVGDEEEEWLYGDEGEAKEAEEEEAKLTAAVSAPTAPAAPEENSTGNGVTSQEEAQGDNEDSESDSDDDDDDVRVTIGDIKTGAPQYTSYGAAPVNLNIKTGGSRPYGAVGAKVKGVDLEAPGSINGVPVLEVDMESFEEKPWRKPGADLSDYFNYGFNEETWKAYCEKQKRLRMGLDSITISSATSKISVSLLIPSVLVHCSTQNTHSAAVPLSFCTVVFTVLCVYAQVQQGRTGNDKEAALPVHVAKTDFTSPSTLYKTGLNPARKTTGTIDVIGGQTATISRVEGRRRHNLEGNNIQVISEHTSTEAEATPAKIPTFFPPGPLPPNMPPPPFLPPPPVSQAPPLIPPPRVPITVPPPGFPPPPSGPPPNLMPTLDNSGHPGGYDCRPVTPYPFPPGAYPPPLQGPVNNWPGMIDNTKQWDYYPRREKEREKERERERTRDRGHDREREREREHSPTSMAYNSDEERYRYRDYGDRGYERHRDRSSREKEERHRERRHREKEEGRHKSSRSSSRRRHDSEEGDGHRRHKHKKSKRSKEGKEPSEERAADQENQEAME; encoded by the exons ATGTCAGCGGAAGAAGCAGATAAAACAATAACACCGGCGGAGCCTCCTGTGggggatgaggaggaggagtggcTCTATGGGG ATGAAGGAGAGGCAAAAGAGGCAGAGGAAGAAGAGGCCAAACTCACAGCCGCTGTCAG TGCCCCCACTGCTCCTGCAGCCCCAGAGGAGAACAGCACTGGAAATGGAGTGACGAGTCAG GAGGAGGCGCAGGGTGACAACGAGGACAGCGAGAGTGAcagcgatgatgatgatgacgacgttCGTGTTACCATCGGTGACATTAAGACAGGCGCGCCTCAGTACAC GTCTTATGGAGCTGCGCCGGTTAATCTGAACATAAAGACAGGTGGCAGCAGGCCGTACGGAGCAG tgggAGCGAAGGTGAAAGGTGTGGATCTTGAGGCTCCAGGCAGCATCAATGGGGTCCCCGTGCTGGAGGTGGACATGGAGTCCTTCGAGGAAAAGCCTTGGAGAAAACCTG gtgctgaCCTGTCGGACTACTTTAATTATGGCTTTAATGAGGAAACCTGGAAGGCATACTGTGAGAAGCAGAAGCGGCTGCGGATGGGCTTAGACTCCATCACCATCAGCTCTGCTACCAGCAAGATTTCTGTAAGTCTCCTGATCCCCTCAGTCCTGGTTCACTGctccacacagaacacacacagtgctgctgttcctctctctttctgcactGTGGTCTTCACCGTCCTCTGTGTTTATGCTCAGGTTCAGCAGGGCAGGACGGGGAACGATAAAGAGGCTGCACTTCCTGTTCATGTCGCTAAAACTGACTTTACCTCCCCATCTACCCTGTACAAGACCGGCCTAAACCCggccag gaagACTACTGGGACCATTGATGTGATTGGTGGACAAACAGCCACCATCAGCAGAGTGGAGGGACGACGCCGACACAATCTGGAGGGAAATAACATCCag GTGATCTCTGAACACACCTCCACTGAAGCTGAGGCCACGCCTGCCAAAATCCCCACCTTCTTCCCCCCAGGGCCCCTCCCTCCCAACATGCCACCACCTCCATTCCTGCCTCCGCCCCCTGTTAGCCAGGCTCCACCCCTTATTCCTCCACCaa GAGTCCCGATCACCGTCCCTCCTCCTG GTTTCCCGCCTCCTCCTAGCGGCCCACCCCCTAACCTCATGCCAACCTTAGACAA CAGCGGACATCCAGGAGGATACGACTGCCGTCCTGTCACTCCGTATCCTTTCCCACCAG GAGCTTACCCACCACCCTTGCAGGGGCCTGTGAACAACTGGCCCGGGATGATAGACAACACGAAGCAGTGGGATTATTACCCCCGccgagagaaagagcgagagaaggaaagagagagggagaggacgCGGGACCGAGGACACGaccgggagagagagagagagcgagagcataGTCCCACATCCATGGCCTACAACAG TGATGAGGAGCGCTACCGTTACCGTGACTACGGAGACCGTGGGTACGAGCGTCATCGGGACCGGTCGAGccgagagaaagaggagagacaCCGTGagaggagacacagagagaaagaggagggaAGGCACAAGTCCTCACGCAG CAGTAGCAGAAGGAGGCACGACAGTGAGGAAGGAGACGGCCATCGCAGGCACAAACATAAGAAGTCTAAGAGGAGTAAAGAAGGCAAAGAGCCGAGCGAGGAGCGAGCAGCTGACCAGGAGAACCAGGAGGCCATGGAGTAA
- the fip1l1b gene encoding pre-mRNA 3'-end-processing factor FIP1 isoform X2, whose protein sequence is MSAEEADKTITPAEPPVGDEEEEWLYGDEGEAKEAEEEEAKLTAAVSAPTAPAAPEENSTGNGVTSQEEAQGDNEDSESDSDDDDDDVRVTIGDIKTGAPQYTSYGAAPVNLNIKTGGSRPYGAVGAKVKGVDLEAPGSINGVPVLEVDMESFEEKPWRKPGADLSDYFNYGFNEETWKAYCEKQKRLRMGLDSITISSATSKISVSLLIPSVLVHCSTQNTHSAAVPLSFCTVVFTVLCVYAQVQQGRTGNDKEAALPVHVAKTDFTSPSTLYKTGLNPARKTTGTIDVIGGQTATISRVEGRRRHNLEGNNIQVISEHTSTEAEATPAKIPTFFPPGPLPPNMPPPPFLPPPPVSQAPPLIPPPRVPITVPPPGFPPPPSGPPPNLMPTLDNSGHPGGYDCRPVTPYPFPPGAYPPPLQGPVNNWPGMIDNTKQWDYYPRREKEREKERERERTRDRGHDREREREREHSPTSMAYNSDEERYRYRDYGDRGYERHRDRSSREKEERHRERRHREKEEGRHKSSRSSRRRHDSEEGDGHRRHKHKKSKRSKEGKEPSEERAADQENQEAME, encoded by the exons ATGTCAGCGGAAGAAGCAGATAAAACAATAACACCGGCGGAGCCTCCTGTGggggatgaggaggaggagtggcTCTATGGGG ATGAAGGAGAGGCAAAAGAGGCAGAGGAAGAAGAGGCCAAACTCACAGCCGCTGTCAG TGCCCCCACTGCTCCTGCAGCCCCAGAGGAGAACAGCACTGGAAATGGAGTGACGAGTCAG GAGGAGGCGCAGGGTGACAACGAGGACAGCGAGAGTGAcagcgatgatgatgatgacgacgttCGTGTTACCATCGGTGACATTAAGACAGGCGCGCCTCAGTACAC GTCTTATGGAGCTGCGCCGGTTAATCTGAACATAAAGACAGGTGGCAGCAGGCCGTACGGAGCAG tgggAGCGAAGGTGAAAGGTGTGGATCTTGAGGCTCCAGGCAGCATCAATGGGGTCCCCGTGCTGGAGGTGGACATGGAGTCCTTCGAGGAAAAGCCTTGGAGAAAACCTG gtgctgaCCTGTCGGACTACTTTAATTATGGCTTTAATGAGGAAACCTGGAAGGCATACTGTGAGAAGCAGAAGCGGCTGCGGATGGGCTTAGACTCCATCACCATCAGCTCTGCTACCAGCAAGATTTCTGTAAGTCTCCTGATCCCCTCAGTCCTGGTTCACTGctccacacagaacacacacagtgctgctgttcctctctctttctgcactGTGGTCTTCACCGTCCTCTGTGTTTATGCTCAGGTTCAGCAGGGCAGGACGGGGAACGATAAAGAGGCTGCACTTCCTGTTCATGTCGCTAAAACTGACTTTACCTCCCCATCTACCCTGTACAAGACCGGCCTAAACCCggccag gaagACTACTGGGACCATTGATGTGATTGGTGGACAAACAGCCACCATCAGCAGAGTGGAGGGACGACGCCGACACAATCTGGAGGGAAATAACATCCag GTGATCTCTGAACACACCTCCACTGAAGCTGAGGCCACGCCTGCCAAAATCCCCACCTTCTTCCCCCCAGGGCCCCTCCCTCCCAACATGCCACCACCTCCATTCCTGCCTCCGCCCCCTGTTAGCCAGGCTCCACCCCTTATTCCTCCACCaa GAGTCCCGATCACCGTCCCTCCTCCTG GTTTCCCGCCTCCTCCTAGCGGCCCACCCCCTAACCTCATGCCAACCTTAGACAA CAGCGGACATCCAGGAGGATACGACTGCCGTCCTGTCACTCCGTATCCTTTCCCACCAG GAGCTTACCCACCACCCTTGCAGGGGCCTGTGAACAACTGGCCCGGGATGATAGACAACACGAAGCAGTGGGATTATTACCCCCGccgagagaaagagcgagagaaggaaagagagagggagaggacgCGGGACCGAGGACACGaccgggagagagagagagagcgagagcataGTCCCACATCCATGGCCTACAACAG TGATGAGGAGCGCTACCGTTACCGTGACTACGGAGACCGTGGGTACGAGCGTCATCGGGACCGGTCGAGccgagagaaagaggagagacaCCGTGagaggagacacagagagaaagaggagggaAGGCACAAGTCCTCACGCAG TAGCAGAAGGAGGCACGACAGTGAGGAAGGAGACGGCCATCGCAGGCACAAACATAAGAAGTCTAAGAGGAGTAAAGAAGGCAAAGAGCCGAGCGAGGAGCGAGCAGCTGACCAGGAGAACCAGGAGGCCATGGAGTAA
- the fip1l1b gene encoding pre-mRNA 3'-end-processing factor FIP1 isoform X3, with the protein MSAEEADKTITPAEPPVGDEEEEWLYGDEGEAKEAEEEEAKLTAAVSAPTAPAAPEENSTGNGVTSQEEAQGDNEDSESDSDDDDDDVRVTIGDIKTGAPQYTSYGAAPVNLNIKTGGSRPYGAVGAKVKGVDLEAPGSINGVPVLEVDMESFEEKPWRKPGADLSDYFNYGFNEETWKAYCEKQKRLRMGLDSITISSATSKISVSLLIPSVLVHCSTQNTHSAAVPLSFCTVVFTVLCVYAQVQQGRTGNDKEAALPVHVAKTDFTSPSTLYKTGLNPARKTTGTIDVIGGQTATISRVEGRRRHNLEGNNIQVISEHTSTEAEATPAKIPTFFPPGPLPPNMPPPPFLPPPPVSQAPPLIPPPRVPITVPPPGFPPPPSGPPPNLMPTLDNGHPGGYDCRPVTPYPFPPGAYPPPLQGPVNNWPGMIDNTKQWDYYPRREKEREKERERERTRDRGHDREREREREHSPTSMAYNSDEERYRYRDYGDRGYERHRDRSSREKEERHRERRHREKEEGRHKSSRSSSRRRHDSEEGDGHRRHKHKKSKRSKEGKEPSEERAADQENQEAME; encoded by the exons ATGTCAGCGGAAGAAGCAGATAAAACAATAACACCGGCGGAGCCTCCTGTGggggatgaggaggaggagtggcTCTATGGGG ATGAAGGAGAGGCAAAAGAGGCAGAGGAAGAAGAGGCCAAACTCACAGCCGCTGTCAG TGCCCCCACTGCTCCTGCAGCCCCAGAGGAGAACAGCACTGGAAATGGAGTGACGAGTCAG GAGGAGGCGCAGGGTGACAACGAGGACAGCGAGAGTGAcagcgatgatgatgatgacgacgttCGTGTTACCATCGGTGACATTAAGACAGGCGCGCCTCAGTACAC GTCTTATGGAGCTGCGCCGGTTAATCTGAACATAAAGACAGGTGGCAGCAGGCCGTACGGAGCAG tgggAGCGAAGGTGAAAGGTGTGGATCTTGAGGCTCCAGGCAGCATCAATGGGGTCCCCGTGCTGGAGGTGGACATGGAGTCCTTCGAGGAAAAGCCTTGGAGAAAACCTG gtgctgaCCTGTCGGACTACTTTAATTATGGCTTTAATGAGGAAACCTGGAAGGCATACTGTGAGAAGCAGAAGCGGCTGCGGATGGGCTTAGACTCCATCACCATCAGCTCTGCTACCAGCAAGATTTCTGTAAGTCTCCTGATCCCCTCAGTCCTGGTTCACTGctccacacagaacacacacagtgctgctgttcctctctctttctgcactGTGGTCTTCACCGTCCTCTGTGTTTATGCTCAGGTTCAGCAGGGCAGGACGGGGAACGATAAAGAGGCTGCACTTCCTGTTCATGTCGCTAAAACTGACTTTACCTCCCCATCTACCCTGTACAAGACCGGCCTAAACCCggccag gaagACTACTGGGACCATTGATGTGATTGGTGGACAAACAGCCACCATCAGCAGAGTGGAGGGACGACGCCGACACAATCTGGAGGGAAATAACATCCag GTGATCTCTGAACACACCTCCACTGAAGCTGAGGCCACGCCTGCCAAAATCCCCACCTTCTTCCCCCCAGGGCCCCTCCCTCCCAACATGCCACCACCTCCATTCCTGCCTCCGCCCCCTGTTAGCCAGGCTCCACCCCTTATTCCTCCACCaa GAGTCCCGATCACCGTCCCTCCTCCTG GTTTCCCGCCTCCTCCTAGCGGCCCACCCCCTAACCTCATGCCAACCTTAGACAA CGGACATCCAGGAGGATACGACTGCCGTCCTGTCACTCCGTATCCTTTCCCACCAG GAGCTTACCCACCACCCTTGCAGGGGCCTGTGAACAACTGGCCCGGGATGATAGACAACACGAAGCAGTGGGATTATTACCCCCGccgagagaaagagcgagagaaggaaagagagagggagaggacgCGGGACCGAGGACACGaccgggagagagagagagagcgagagcataGTCCCACATCCATGGCCTACAACAG TGATGAGGAGCGCTACCGTTACCGTGACTACGGAGACCGTGGGTACGAGCGTCATCGGGACCGGTCGAGccgagagaaagaggagagacaCCGTGagaggagacacagagagaaagaggagggaAGGCACAAGTCCTCACGCAG CAGTAGCAGAAGGAGGCACGACAGTGAGGAAGGAGACGGCCATCGCAGGCACAAACATAAGAAGTCTAAGAGGAGTAAAGAAGGCAAAGAGCCGAGCGAGGAGCGAGCAGCTGACCAGGAGAACCAGGAGGCCATGGAGTAA
- the fip1l1b gene encoding pre-mRNA 3'-end-processing factor FIP1 isoform X4, which translates to MSAEEADKTITPAEPPVGDEEEEWLYGDEGEAKEAEEEEAKLTAAVSAPTAPAAPEENSTGNGVTSQEEAQGDNEDSESDSDDDDDDVRVTIGDIKTGAPQYTSYGAAPVNLNIKTGGSRPYGAVGAKVKGVDLEAPGSINGVPVLEVDMESFEEKPWRKPGADLSDYFNYGFNEETWKAYCEKQKRLRMGLDSITISSATSKISVQQGRTGNDKEAALPVHVAKTDFTSPSTLYKTGLNPARISPPQWAGPASQDTLYYTKTTGTIDVIGGQTATISRVEGRRRHNLEGNNIQVISEHTSTEAEATPAKIPTFFPPGPLPPNMPPPPFLPPPPVSQAPPLIPPPRVPITVPPPGFPPPPSGPPPNLMPTLDNSGHPGGYDCRPVTPYPFPPGAYPPPLQGPVNNWPGMIDNTKQWDYYPRREKEREKERERERTRDRGHDREREREREHSPTSMAYNSDEERYRYRDYGDRGYERHRDRSSREKEERHRERRHREKEEGRHKSSRSSSRRRHDSEEGDGHRRHKHKKSKRSKEGKEPSEERAADQENQEAME; encoded by the exons ATGTCAGCGGAAGAAGCAGATAAAACAATAACACCGGCGGAGCCTCCTGTGggggatgaggaggaggagtggcTCTATGGGG ATGAAGGAGAGGCAAAAGAGGCAGAGGAAGAAGAGGCCAAACTCACAGCCGCTGTCAG TGCCCCCACTGCTCCTGCAGCCCCAGAGGAGAACAGCACTGGAAATGGAGTGACGAGTCAG GAGGAGGCGCAGGGTGACAACGAGGACAGCGAGAGTGAcagcgatgatgatgatgacgacgttCGTGTTACCATCGGTGACATTAAGACAGGCGCGCCTCAGTACAC GTCTTATGGAGCTGCGCCGGTTAATCTGAACATAAAGACAGGTGGCAGCAGGCCGTACGGAGCAG tgggAGCGAAGGTGAAAGGTGTGGATCTTGAGGCTCCAGGCAGCATCAATGGGGTCCCCGTGCTGGAGGTGGACATGGAGTCCTTCGAGGAAAAGCCTTGGAGAAAACCTG gtgctgaCCTGTCGGACTACTTTAATTATGGCTTTAATGAGGAAACCTGGAAGGCATACTGTGAGAAGCAGAAGCGGCTGCGGATGGGCTTAGACTCCATCACCATCAGCTCTGCTACCAGCAAGATTTCT GTTCAGCAGGGCAGGACGGGGAACGATAAAGAGGCTGCACTTCCTGTTCATGTCGCTAAAACTGACTTTACCTCCCCATCTACCCTGTACAAGACCGGCCTAAACCCggccag GATATCCCCTCCACAGTGGGCGGGGCCTGCATCCCAAGACACGCTCTATTATAC gaagACTACTGGGACCATTGATGTGATTGGTGGACAAACAGCCACCATCAGCAGAGTGGAGGGACGACGCCGACACAATCTGGAGGGAAATAACATCCag GTGATCTCTGAACACACCTCCACTGAAGCTGAGGCCACGCCTGCCAAAATCCCCACCTTCTTCCCCCCAGGGCCCCTCCCTCCCAACATGCCACCACCTCCATTCCTGCCTCCGCCCCCTGTTAGCCAGGCTCCACCCCTTATTCCTCCACCaa GAGTCCCGATCACCGTCCCTCCTCCTG GTTTCCCGCCTCCTCCTAGCGGCCCACCCCCTAACCTCATGCCAACCTTAGACAA CAGCGGACATCCAGGAGGATACGACTGCCGTCCTGTCACTCCGTATCCTTTCCCACCAG GAGCTTACCCACCACCCTTGCAGGGGCCTGTGAACAACTGGCCCGGGATGATAGACAACACGAAGCAGTGGGATTATTACCCCCGccgagagaaagagcgagagaaggaaagagagagggagaggacgCGGGACCGAGGACACGaccgggagagagagagagagcgagagcataGTCCCACATCCATGGCCTACAACAG TGATGAGGAGCGCTACCGTTACCGTGACTACGGAGACCGTGGGTACGAGCGTCATCGGGACCGGTCGAGccgagagaaagaggagagacaCCGTGagaggagacacagagagaaagaggagggaAGGCACAAGTCCTCACGCAG CAGTAGCAGAAGGAGGCACGACAGTGAGGAAGGAGACGGCCATCGCAGGCACAAACATAAGAAGTCTAAGAGGAGTAAAGAAGGCAAAGAGCCGAGCGAGGAGCGAGCAGCTGACCAGGAGAACCAGGAGGCCATGGAGTAA
- the chic2 gene encoding cysteine-rich hydrophobic domain-containing protein 2: MMEDFDEIYEEEEEEDEGRAAEEQLLKFGPEPVQVRGAGRATVFGLSNKFETEFPSALTGKVAPEEFKASISRVNGCLRKTLPVNVRWLLCGCLCCCCTLGLSLWPVICLSKRTRRSIEKLLEWENNRLYHKLCLHWRLSKRKCETNNMMEYVILIEFLPKIPIFRPD; the protein is encoded by the exons ATGATGGAGGACTTTGATGAGATTtacgaggaagaggaggaggaggatgaaggcCGTGCGGCAGAGGAGCAGCTGCTTAAATTCGGTCCTGAGCCGGTGCAGGTTCGCGGTGCAGGCCGAGCCACCGT GTTTGGACTCAGCAATAAATTTGAGACAGAATTTCCTTCAGCACTCACAgggaag GTGGCGCCGGAGGAGTTTAAAGCCAGTATCAGTCGTGTGAACGGCTGTCTGAGGAAGACGCTGCCGGTGAACGTGCGATGGCTGCTGTGTGGCtgtctgtgctgctgctgcacgCTGGGGCTCAGTCTGTGGCCCGTCATCTGCCTCAGCAAACGA ACGCGCAGATCCATAGAGAAGTTACTGGAGTGGGAGAACAACCGCCTTTATCACaag TTGTGTTTGCACTGGAGGCTGAGCAAAAGGAAGTGTGAAACCAACAACATGATGGAATAT GTTATCTTAATAGAGTTTCTACCCAAGATTCCCATCTTCAGGCCAGATTAG